AGCCAGCGCGGCGCGTCCGAGCCGCACCACAGGATCGAGTCGTCCACGCCTCGTCGGGGATTGACGGTGCCGTCGACCTGGCCGAAGAGGTTGCGCATGGTCTCGCCGGGCGGGGTCACGGCATACCCCTGCCGGAAGCCGCGCTGCACCCACCGCACGGTGGCGATGGTGCGGGCCTCCTTGGTGAGCACCCACTGGGCGTGCGAGACGGTGATCGGCGAGTCCGCGCAGATCTGCAGCAGCAGGTCGCCGCCGGACCAGCGGTCCTGCAGCTTGTCGATCGCGGGGAACGCCGGCAGCGGTCCGAGCCAGGGCGGCCGTGGCTGGGTGACGCCGCGCAGCGCGAAGACGCGCGGCCCGATCCCCAGCGTCACCGACAGGGAGGCGGTGGTGCGGGTCATCTCCGGCTCGAAGTCGGTGAACGGCGCCGTGCCGCTCATCATCTGGGAGATGTCCTGGGTCCAGATCCGCATCAACCGCTGGAACGCCGTGACGTCGGCGCCGGGCACCAGGTCGAGCGCCACCCACACGCCGTGCGCCTGGGGCGGGTCGATGATGCCGGGCTGGTGCTCGCCCCAGAACTCCCGTCGCTTGTCCCCGCCCAGGGGCATCGCCGCGGGCTGCGCGTCGGTGCCTTCCTGCGCGGCGTCGCCCGCGGCAGCGCCGGGCGCGGCGGGGGTGGAGCGGTCCACCCCCGCCGTCGCCGCGGCTCCGACGGCCACCCCGCCGAGCGCCGACGCACCCGCGGCGAGCAACCCACGGCGGCTGACCGCGGGACCTGGGGCGCTGCCGGCCGCGCCGCCGGAGCTGTCGCGGGCGGCGTCGTCGGGCCCGTTCGGGGAACCGTCGGCGCTCATCAGCCCGCGCTGGTCGGGGCGGGGGTCATGGAGGTGGGCGCGCCCTGGTTGGGGGTCATCGACATGCCGCCGTAGGTCTCCTGGGCACCGTTGAACTCCCGCGCCGGCGCGGAGATCTCGATCTTGGCGCCGGCGTCGGTCTCCAGGGTGATCGGCACCGTCTCGCCGGACAGCACCGGCTTGGTCAGGCCCATGAGCATGATGTGGTTGGCCCCCGGGCGCAGCTCGAAGGCGCCGTGCTTGGGCACCACGAAACCGTCCTTGGTCTCCTTCATGACCATGGCACCGGAGGCGTCCTTGACGGTGAGGTGCAGCTCGCCGTGGTCGGCGATGGGAGAGGACGCCTTGACGACCCGGATGTCCTGGTCGGTGTCGTTGCGCAGCGTCGCGAAGATGCCGGTCATGCCGCCCTTCACGGCCTTGATCCAGGGGTCGGAGACGGTGAGCGGGCCGGCGGCGGACGATGCGGTGCCGGCGGCCGAGGAGGTGCCGGTCGTGGTGCCGGTGCCCGCGTCGGCGCTGCACGCGGACACGGCGAGCAGGGCGGCGAGGCAGGGGAGCGCGAGGCGCGTGTACATGGAAGTCCTTGGGTGGTCTGGTGTCTGTCAGGTCAGGCGAAGCAGACCTGGGCAGGTGGACCACGGCGGGGAGCGACGTCGCGGACGTGCGCGAGGGCCGGCGCGAGCACCGGGAGGGCAGGCAGGGCCGGGCGCGGCCCGAGGGCGGGTCGCGTCGGCCGCGGGCGTATGGCGGGCGCGACCAGTCCGGCCAGCAGCCACAGGGCGCGCTCGCCCCGGGCGAGGACCAGGGCGGTGACCGCGGTGGCGAGGACGTGGGTGAGGAGCATGACCCAGCCGCCGTGGTGCGCGTGCCCGAGGGCGGCGTGCGCACCTGCGGCGTGGCCGCCGGCGGCGTGCAGGTGTGCGGCCTGGAGGTGCGCGGTGGCGAGGTCGGGGACCGAGCCGTGGCCGTGGTCCGCCGCGATCGCCATACCGACGCCGGGGTCGACCGGTGCCCCCGTCCGGCCGAGCACCGTGAAGGCCAGGTGCAGCGCGAGCTGCCCGCCGCCGAGCAGCGCCGCGAGGGAACGGGTCCCGAGGCGGTGGGCGCTCGCGACGAGGGAGCCGGTGCCGACCAGGGCGCCGAGGAGGAGCAGGACCGCCGGGCCCGGCAGCGAACCGCCGCCGCACGCGTGGGCCAGCGCGGCCAGGCAGACCGTGGTCACCGCGAGGGCGCCCGCGCGCGCGGCGCGCGGCACACCCCCGTCCGGTCTGGTCATGGGTCCAGTCTAGGAGCGCGCGAGGCCGCGCCGGGGGGTGCGGACCGGCCACCGGATGCGTGCCGGCCCCGGACGTGGTGTCCTGATGCGCCCCTCACCTGCAGCAGGAGCATCCCGTGGCCGACATGACCGGAGTGGTCTTCCCCCTCGAGGACGACCGACGCAGCACCAGCGCCGTCGGGCGCCGCGTCGTCGCCGCCGCGCTCGC
This Arsenicicoccus dermatophilus DNA region includes the following protein-coding sequences:
- a CDS encoding copper chaperone PCu(A)C, encoding MYTRLALPCLAALLAVSACSADAGTGTTTGTSSAAGTASSAAGPLTVSDPWIKAVKGGMTGIFATLRNDTDQDIRVVKASSPIADHGELHLTVKDASGAMVMKETKDGFVVPKHGAFELRPGANHIMLMGLTKPVLSGETVPITLETDAGAKIEISAPAREFNGAQETYGGMSMTPNQGAPTSMTPAPTSAG
- a CDS encoding Dyp-type peroxidase, which encodes MSADGSPNGPDDAARDSSGGAAGSAPGPAVSRRGLLAAGASALGGVAVGAAATAGVDRSTPAAPGAAAGDAAQEGTDAQPAAMPLGGDKRREFWGEHQPGIIDPPQAHGVWVALDLVPGADVTAFQRLMRIWTQDISQMMSGTAPFTDFEPEMTRTTASLSVTLGIGPRVFALRGVTQPRPPWLGPLPAFPAIDKLQDRWSGGDLLLQICADSPITVSHAQWVLTKEARTIATVRWVQRGFRQGYAVTPPGETMRNLFGQVDGTVNPRRGVDDSILWCGSDAPRWLQGGTTMVLRRIAMHLDTWEEADPVTRDTSLGRRQHDGSPLTGKAERDAPDLDAKDKLGLPVIDDFAHVRRSMPHRADRTDRFLRRPFNYDDPPEPGQLSNAGLLFIAYQSQLAQFVEVQRRLAEGDLLNTWTTPIGSSVWAIPRGCRQGELLAQDLWV